A stretch of Fulvia fulva chromosome 4, complete sequence DNA encodes these proteins:
- a CDS encoding Quinate permease has protein sequence MGLIEKFLPKEDRFAALLLYGMVFSTCFNGYDAGIMTVILADEQFTEYYNIDAGRQGVVAVIPWATTGLAQLFVGGALASWVGRIWALRISIVFMCLGIVVQVVPNTYAVLIVGRLMTGLGSGCVYIASNLYVAECSPRLLRGSFVGTVSQFGYQLGTLIAFWAGYGMSFHKSPYNIAWRVSNVIQIPIGLMFVALSMFYPESPRWLLERRPEEPERALKTLAKIRSGSPTDDRVREEFHEMVASYEFRKRYDTGYIGLFTNAAMRKRLLYGIYAMALQQFGGIAALTMYATLIYKSLGWDQGSQALAINGIQAVLQLFIVLVNTFTVDKFGRKQLLIWGFAIQSTALLILSSLTTAFPANGNKAAAVVEIAMFFIVGLTYCWSNGPIPPAIASEIFPQHVRDKAFGLSLLGQTVCLIALTQPWPTFNAEVGARSYWLLFSLNVVALISVIFILPETKGISLERMDKIFGQLDAVQGGELEESKAVSAIEGHTAERSGSGDMEKEAPVNHVEVSGKGL, from the exons ATGGGCCTCATTGAGAAGTTCCTCCCGAAGGAGGACAGGTTCGCGGCACTTTTGCTCTATGGCATGGTGTTTAGTACTTGCTTCAATG GATACGATGCTGGAATCATGACTGTCATCCTGGCCGATGAACAGTTCACCGAGTACTACAACATCGACGCCGGCCGCCAGGGTGTGGTTGCAGTCATTCCATGGGCTACTACCGGTCTCGCACAGTTGTTCGTCGGAGGCGCACTTGCGAGCTGGGTCGGTCGTATTTGGGCACTGCGGATCAGCATTGTTTTTATGTGCCTTGGGAT TGTCGTACAGGTCGTCCCAAACACGTATGCAGTGCTCATCGTGGGACGACTCATGACTGGACTTGGCTCTGGATGCGTCTACATTGCCTCGAACCTCTATGTGGCTGAGTGCTCGCCTCGCTTGCTGCGAGGAAGTTTTGTTGGCACTGTCAGTCAGTTTGGATATCAGCTTGGCACGCTCATTGCATTCTGGGCCGGATAT GGCATGTCGTTCCACAAGTCACCTTACAACATTGCTTGGAGAGTATCGAACGTCATTCAGATCCCCATCGGATTGATGTTCGTCGCACTGTCTATGTTCTATCCGGAGAG TCCACGTTGGCTTCTTGAGAGGAGACCAGAAGAACCAGAGCGAGCGTTGAAGACGCTAGCCAAGATCAGATCAGGCAGCCCGACTGATGACCGCGTCCGCGAAGAGTTCCACGAAATGGTCGCCTCGTATGAGTTTCGAAAGAGATATGACACTGGATACATAGGCCTCTTCACAAACGCCGCGATGCGAAAGCGTCTTCTATATGGCATCTACGCCATGGCACTCCAACAATTCGGTGGCATCGCAGCTCTGACGATGTACGCGACACTCATCTACAAGAGTCTCGGCTGGGACCAAGGGAGCCAGGCACTGGCCATCAACGGTATCCAAGCTGTGTTGCAGCTCTTCATCGTTCTGGTCAACACGTTCACGGTCGACAAATTTGGACGCAAGCAGCTGCTCATCTGGGGGTTCGCGATACAGTCAACGGCTCTTCTGATCCTGTCCAGCTTGACGACCGCCTTCCCCGCGAACGGTAACAAGGCTGCGGCAGTGGTTGAGATTGCCATGTTCTTCATCGTTGGTCTGACATACTGCTGGAGCAACGGACCTATTCCACCTGCCATTGCATCAGAGATCTTCCCACAGCAC GTCCGAGACAAAGCCTTCGGTCTCTCCCTCCTCGGCCAAACAGTGTGCCTCATCGCCCTCACACAACCCTGGCCAACATTCAATGCGGAAGTGGGCGCAAGGTCATACTGGCTACTCTTCTCACTCAACGTCGTTGCGTTGATCTCAGTCATCTTCATTCTGCCGGAGACTAAGGGCATCAGTCTTGAGAGGATGGACAAGATCTTTGGACAACTTGACGCTGTGCAAGGTGGTGAGCTCGAGGAGTCGAAGGCTGTCTCTGCAATTGAGGGTCACACTGCGGAGAGGTCTGGCTCAGGCGATATGGAGAAGGAGGCGCCGGTGAATCATGTTGAGGTGTCGGGCAAGGGGTTGTGA
- a CDS encoding Non-reducing end beta-L-arabinofuranosidase, with amino-acid sequence MAYPQTAFRAVTVHDDSLIGRRRQAVVKNTLLYQLDVLKKTGRYDAFKLKWHPVYDEPPLIWPVPNHLFWDSDVAKWIEGACYCLKQQPLPEIDAAIKELVEMIRSAQQPDAYLNIHYTVVQPGKRFTNLKDMHELYNAGHLIEAALAHNNLYGNDQLLAPIVKYVELLCKTFGPHSSQTHGYPGHPEIELALLRLYERTNDPKHLELAKYFLTERGNPKGVDGTNYFLWEAQQRGDDPDKRPAFYSEPQSLWYHQAHALIADQATVEGHSVRAMYLLTAVADLCRIDKGDELQPLQSALFGLWDNMTRKKMYVTGGIGAIKQWEGFGPEYFLPQGTDEGGCYAETCAAIGIMMLAQRLLQVCGHNSSWPLNLTDVQIDCNSRYGDVMELCLYNAVLTAMSHDGKGFTYVNQLASSDTDLSKREDWFTVACCPPNMLRVLGSIGGYIWNLQQNDDARPVVTVNLYISSTLETEITGQPLRITQKTDYPWDGTVDFDVGSSVPGLELRVRSPAYASSHDISPACPGAQLQDGYLSLPADWLAEHKKFTLSIPFKARWVAPHPSTEQSTITLARGPVIYCVEDYDNNWVNDHFRGLTIDHNAALHEEKTTDATTGDSYVSLILKDGARNISAGQIPAYPSVGVEDLRSAIQQAEKIECLHFVPYYFRGNRGGKGHMRVGLKRSEQ; translated from the exons ATGGCTTACCCTCAGACCGCATTTCGCGCTGTTACCGTCCACGACGATTCGCTTATTGGCAGACGCAGACAAGCCGTCGTCAAGAACACCTTACTGTATCAGCTGGATGTGCTGAAGAAGACTGGCAGGTACGATGCCTTCAAGCTGAAGTGGCACCCGGTCTACGATGAACCACCTCTCATCTGGCCTGTCCCCAATCACCTGTTCTGGGATTCCGATGTGGCCAAATGGATCGAGGGTGCATGCTATTGCCTCAAGCAGCAGCCCTTGCCAGAGATCGATGCCGCCATTAAGGAATTGGTTGAGATGATTAGATCAGCCCAGCAGCCTGACGCGTACCTCAACATCCACTACACAGTCGTTCAGCCTGGGAAGAGATTCACGAACTTGAAGGATATGCATGAACT ATACAACGCTGGTCATCTGATAGAAGCAGCTCTTGCACACAACAATCTTTACGGAAACGATCAGCTACTGGCTCCGATTGTGAAATACGTTGAACTGCTGTGCAAGACGTTCGGCCCGCATTCTTCCCAAACACACGGCTATCCTGGACATCCTGAGATCGAACTTGCTTTGCTACGTTTGTACGAGCGCACCAACGACCCAAAGCATCTGGAACTAGCAAAGTATTTCTTGACTGAACGAGGCAACCCAAAAGGTGTGGACGGTACCAACTACTTCTTGTGGGAAGCGCAGCAGCGTGGCGATGATCCAGACAAGCGACCAGCATTTTACTCCGAACCACAAAGTCTTTG GTACCATCAGGCTCATGCGCTCATTGCGGATCAAGCAACAGTGGAAGGGCATTCTGTCCGCGCAATGTACTTACTCACGGCCGTGGCCGATCTGTGCCGGATTGATAAAGGTGACGAACTGCAGCCGCTACAATCTGCACTCTTCGGCCTGTGGGACAACATGACACGGAAGAAGATGTACGTGACCGGTGGAATCGGCGCCATCAAGCAATGGGAAGGCTTTGGACCTGAGTACTTCCTGCCTCAGGGAACAGATGAGGGCGGTTGTTATGCCGAAACCTGTGCCGCTATTGGCATTATGATGCTGGCACAACGTCTCCTACAGGTATGTGGTCACAATTCATCATGGCCACTAAATTTGACAGATGTACAGATCGACTGCAATTCGCGATACGGAGACGTCATGGAGTTGTGCCTGTACAATGCGGTCTTGACTGCAATGTCGCACGATGGTAAAGGCTTCACATACGTTAATCAGCTGGCTTCCAGCGACACAGATCTATCAAAACGAGAAGACTGGTTCACTGTCGCCTGCTGTCCGCCAAACATGCTTCGAGTGCTGGGATCAATAGGCGGTTACATCTGGAACTTGCAACAGAACGACGATGCCCGCCCCGTCGTGACAGTCAACCTATACATCTCAAGTACATTGGAGACTGAGATCACCGGACAGCCACTGCGCATCACTCAGAAGACCGACTATCCCTGGGATGGCACGGTCGACTTCGACGTTGGATCAAGTGTGCCTGGATTGGAACTGAGAGTCCGCAGCCCAGCATACGCTTCCTCGCACGACATCAGTCCAGCTTGTCCGGGCGCTCAGCTGCAGGACGGCTACCTCTCCCTCCCCGCAGACTGGCTCGCCGAGCACAAGAAGTTTACTTTATCGATTCCGTTCAAGGCACGATGGGTTGCACCACATCCTTCTACGGAGCAGAGCACGATTACACTTGCTAGAGGGCCCGTCATCTACTGCGTTGAAGATTACGACAACAATTGGGTCAACGATCACTTCAGA GGACTGACCATTGATCACAACGCCGCTTTGCACGAAGAGAAGACGACAGACGCTACCACAGGTGACAGCTATGTCTCATTGATACTGAAAGACGGTGCTCGAAACATTTCTGCTGGGCAGATACCAGCCTACCCTTCCGTTGGCGTCGAGGACTTGCGCTCGGCCATACAGCAGGCTGAGAAGATAGAATGCCTGCATTTCGTGCCGTACTACTTCCGAGGCAATCGCGGAGGCAAAGGGCATATGCGAGTTGGTCTCAAGCGCTCTGAACAGTGA
- a CDS encoding ABC transporter aclQ, producing MALYITTLPWVSNVAAQHTLRYTQVAYPIALLILYLLAFTARSITTSRKDEDDVPQQPEQFGPGGKPLPKKHNNGGPKEPDIPADLDFSRPRKLLFQWLSVAVIATFIANIVVTIVHALVARNDGWWCGEAPTVYLVGSFMVYALLLIHMVDSHPSPTVAHFVTWLVAALLEVVLLGASFALYTSDHREPSVGKPKHGQQRGGELRRDMTEWEITEVTIDIVRFFLLAALLCFFTLFVYLQRPKKKIEEAHRHDETDALLSNGHATENGVATGPSQGYGAVAQNGKPHGPAHGHHEAAPAGWEKPKQVPTRSWWEYIRAYAIFVPYIWPYKDRKLQINFIICFLIVFVQRGIQLLVPLQAGHITDFLAGEDKGNVNHQPFMPWAAISLYIVYRLFQGSNGLLGAARQILWIPIEQYSYRELSVAAFEHVHMLSLEFHLGKKTGEVLSALGKGASLNTFLESVTFNVLPMLIDLGVALVYFLVRFDAYYALVIAVVAFWYIYITIRMASWRAEIRRQATNASREEDAVKNDSMMSYETVKYFNAEAYEFNRYREAVQKFQKAEYLVTLSLALMNTIQNLVFMLGLIVTCFIAAYQVVTRLRTAGDFVTMLTYMTQLQGPLNFFGTFYRMIQNNMINSERMLELFKEKPTVVDRPDVGDMPSCEGEIRYNDVHFSYDHRKPALKGLSFTCAPGTSTALVGESGGGKSTVFRLLFRFYNAQSGTIQVDGNDVQDVSIDSVRRHIGVVPQDTVLFNESLMYNLKYSRQSATDEEVYEACKAASIHDKIMSFPDGYETKVGERGLRLSGGEKQRVAIARTIIKDPRIILLDEATAALDTETEEHIQEALQTLSKGRTMLVIAHRLSTITMCDQILVLHEGKVAEKGSHLELLAKRGRYAGMWKKQVRAQRAAEEAKVLKDKADRLRRESMDSSARGRNIDEESPPSSDEDERQKKGQSELQSALSLSPRAAVPHAEIASVLKSDSGTDNNAQREALRSGTVRSPSPVVEEGQQAKQQPKPS from the exons ATGGCACTCTACATTACCACGCTGCCATGGGTCTCGAATGTTGCCGCTCAGCATACTCTCCGCTACACCCAGGTAGCCTACCCGATCGCCCTCCTCATCCTCTACCTGCTCGCCTTCACAGCCCGCAGTATTACCACATCCCGGAAGGACGAAGACGATGTTCCACAACAGCCCGAACAGTTCGGCCCAGGAGGCAAGCCGCTACCTAAGAAGCACAACAATGGAGGACCGAAAGAGCCAGACATACCCGCAGACCTTGACTTCAGTAGGCCAAGGAAACTGCTGTTCCAATGGCTGTCTGTGGCCGTCATAGCTACCTTCATAGCGAACATTGTAGTCACCATAGTCCACGCTCTCGTGGCACGCAACGACGGATGGTGGTGCGGCGAAGCACCTACG GTCTACTTGGTTGGTTCTTTCATGGTGTACGCGCTACTGCTCATCCACATGGTAGATTCTCATCCCTCACCAACGGTTGCTCACTTTGTGACGTGGCTGGTGGCAGCACTGCTCGAGGTCGTTCTGCTTGGAGCTTCCTTCGCTCTGTATACGTCCGATCATCGCGAGCCCAGCGTCGGTAAGCCAAAGCATGGTCAACAGCGCGGTGGAGAGCTGCGCAGGGATATGACCGAGTGGGAGATCACAGAGGTGACGATCGACATTGTTCGCTTCTTCCTCTTGGCAGCTCTACTCTGCTTCTTCACCTTGTTCGTCTACCTGCAGCGACCGAAGAAGAAGATCGAGGAAGCTCACCGCCATGACGAAACTGATGCGCTGCTGTCAAACGGCCACGCCACCGAAAATGGAGTTGCCACGGGACCGTCGCAGGGCTATGGAGCTGTTGCGCAGAACGGGAAGCCGCACGGACCTGCGCATGGACACCACGAGGCAGCGCCTGCCGGCTGGGAGAAGCCAAAGCAAGTGCCAACACGGAGCTGGTGGGAATACATCCGCGCCTATGCCATCTTCGTGCCATACATTTGGCCATACAAGGACCGCAAACTGCAGATCAACTTCATCATCTGCTTCTTGATTGTCTTCGTGCAGCGAGGCATTCAGCTTCTCGTACCATTGCAAGCGGGTCACATCACTGACTTCCTGGCGGGCGAGGACAAGGGTAATGTCAACCACCAACCATTCATGCCGTGGGCGGCGATAAGCCTCTACATCGTCTATCGCCTGTTTCAAGGCTCGAATGGTCTCCTCGGCGCAGCACGGCAGATACTCTGGATACCCATCGAACAATACTCATACCGCGAGCTGTCTGTGGCAGCGTTTGAACATGTCCACATGCTCAGCTTGGAATTCCACCTGGGTAAGAAGACAGGCGAAGTATTATCGGCACTTGGTAAAGGCGCCTCCTTGAACACGTTCCTGGAGTCCGTCACGTTTAATGTGCTGCCAATGCTCATTGATCTCGGCGTCGCCCTTGTCTACTTTCTGGTCCGATTCGATGCCTACTACGCGCTTGTCATCGCTGTCGTGGCCTTCTGGTACATCTACATTACCATCCGCATGGCGTCCTGGCGAGCCGAAATCAGGCGTCAAGCCACCAACGCGAGCAGAGAAGAAGACGCTGTCAAAAACGACTCGATGATGTCGTACGAGACTGTCAAGTATTTCAATGCTGAAGCATACGAGTTCAATCGCTATCGCGAAGCAGTGCAGAAGTTCCAGAAGGCCGAGTACCTGGTCACACTCTCGCTGGCACTCATGAACACCATCCAGAATCTGGTCTTCATGCTTGGCCTGATCGTGACCTGCTTCATCGCGGCATACCAGGTCGTCACGAGGTTGCGCACGGCGGGAGACTTTGTGACCATGCTCACATACATGACTCAACTGCAAGGCCCGCTCAATTTCTTCGGCACGTTCTATCGCATGATACAGAACAACATGATCAACTCAGAGCGCATGCTCGAGCTCTTCAAGGAAAAGCCGACTGTTGTTGACAGACCTGACGTTGGCGACATGCCATCTTGCGAGGGCGAGATTCGGTACAACGACGTTCACTTCTCCTACGATCACCGCAAGCCTGCCCTCAAAGGCCTCAGCTTTACCTGCGCCCCCGGAACAAGCACAGCGCTTGTCGGAGAGTCTGGTGGCGGTAAGTCCACAGTCTTCAGGTTGCTCTTCCGCTTCTACAACGCACAATCTGGCACCATCCAGGTTGACGGTAACGACGTGCAAGATGTCAGCATCGACAGCGTCAGGAGGCACATCGGTGTCGTGCCACAAGATACTGTGCTCTTTAACGAGAGCCTAATGTATAATCTCAAGTACTCGAGGCAGTCTGCGACGGACGAAGAAGTTTACGAAGCGTGCAAAGCTGCGAGCATACACGACAAGATCATGAGCTTCCCGGATGGATACGAAACGAAAGTCGGTGAGAGAGGTCTACGCCTGTCCGGCGGAGAGAAGCAGCGTGTCGCAATCGCGCGAACCATCATCAAGGACCCGCGCATCATTCTTCTTGACGAAGCCACAGCAGCGCTCGATACCGAGACGGAGGAACATATTCAGGAAGCCCTTCAGACTTTGTCGAAAGGCCGGACGATGCTGGTGATTGCTCACCGGTTGAGTACCATCACCATGTGTGATCAGATTCTGGTCTTACACGAAGGTAAAGTTGCGGAGAAAGGCTCGCACCTTGAACTACTGGCAAAGAGAGGTCGGTATGCTGGCATGTGGAAGAAACAGGTCCGCGCGCAACGCGCGGCGGAAGAAGCCAAAGTCTTGAAGGACAAGGCCGACAGGCTCCGGAGGGAGAGCATGGACAGCAGCGCTCGAGGACGCAACATCGACGAAGAGAGTCCGCCCAGCAGCGACGAGGACGAACGGCAGAAGAAAGGACAGTCCGAGCTGCAATCGGCACTTTCCCTATCACCAAGGGCTGCAGTACCGCACGCAGAGATAGCTTCGGTCCTCAAAAGCGATAGCGGCACGGATAATAATGCACAGCGGGAGGCTCTGCGAAGCGGGACGGTTCGTTCGCCATCGCCCGTGGTGGAGGAGGGTCAGCAGGCAAAGCAGCAACCAAAACCCTCGTAG
- a CDS encoding Repressible alkaline phosphatase, with the protein MTSTSRGEEPLLAQRPSSQNSGEDGIEEEDALLTGQRTNKVEPTSSKSRKWREIGLFVWALIATAAVVILAVVYQHHLQTGGGDDDGPGEGPPSKGNSTGSGKKNLIFMVSDGMGPTSLTLTRSWRQYTEQLPWEETLILDDHLIGQSRTRSSSSLVTDSAAGATAFSCGDKSYNGAISVLPNFEPCGSVMEAAKRMGYTTGLVVTTRITDATPAVFASHVRRREMEDEIALQMIGETHPLGRMVDLMIGGGRCHFLPNTTEGSCRHDDVDVVKVAGKKHGWHYIDNRGDFDDLGTSAELPLLALLAETDIPYEIDRQHQSKIYPSLEETTKTALKILEAATKDSDKGFFVMIEGSRIDHAGHANDPAAQVREVLAYDHAMSAVLDFIEETDTPTLMVSTSDHETGGLATARQLHAAYPDYLWYPGVLANASQSASHTAHEYHVHLDKRSAADGDPNTDPNSENLNKYLKVLLKNNLGIHDPSIDEMEALVTKPDTSAYTFADMVSRRAQTGWSTHGHSGADVNIYSSDPEAAAALQGNHENTEVGEFLRSYLDLDDEVEKVTNELREHAKVNEMGFLGRRPEEDERLDGQDHRDHYSGDHKTKRHLSSCGCAK; encoded by the exons ATGACCAGCACCTCCCGAGGCGAGGAACCACTTCTCGCTCAACGTCCTTCCTCCCAAAACTCCGGCGAAGACGGCATAGAAGAGGAGGATGCACTTCTCACCGGGCAGAGAACGAACAAAGTAGAGCCCACATCCTCTAAGAGCCGGAAATGGCGGGAGATAGGACTGTTCGTCTGGGCTCTGATTGCAACTGCTGCCGTGGTCATATTGGCTGTGGTATATCAGCATCACCTCCAGACTGGAGGAGGGGATGATGACGGCCCGGGAGAAGGGCCACCGAGCAAGGGTAACTCGACGGGATCGGGGAAGAAGAACCTCATCTTTATGGTTTCTGATGGTATGGGACCTACGTCTTTGACGTTGACGAGGAGTTGGAGGCAGTATACGGAGCAGCTTCCGTGGGAAGAGACGTTGATTCTCGATGATCACCTCATTGGTCAGAGCAGGACGAGGTCAAGTTCGAGCTTGGTCACGGACAGTGCAGCAG GTGCCACGGCCTTCAGCTGCGGAGACAAGAGCTACAACGGCGCGATCAGCGTGCTACCGAACTTCGAACCCTGCGGAAGCGTCATGGAGGCTGCCAAAAGGATGGGCTACACCACTGGGCTGGTCGTCACGACTCGTATCACGGACGCAACGCCTGCGGTCTTTGCCAGTCACGTTAGGCGACGGGAGATGGAGGATGAGATTGCGTTGCAGATGATCGGCGAGACACATCCGCTGGGCAGAATGGTGGACTTGATGATTGGTGGTGGACGGTGCCATTTCTTGCCGAACACGACGGAGGGGAGCTGCAGACATGATGATGTGGATGTGGTCAAGGTTGCTGGCAAGAAGCATGGGTGGCATTATATCGACAACCGGGGTGATTTTGACGATTTGGGGACGAGCGCTGAGCTCCCACTGTTG GCACTCCTCGCGGAAACGGACATTCCCTACGAGATCGATCGCCAGCATCAGAGTAAGATCTACCCCAGCCTCGAGGAGACCACCAAGACTGCCCTCAAGATCTTGGAAGCAGCGACCAAGGACAGCGACAAAGGCTTCTTCGTCATGATTGAAGGCTCTCGTATTGATCATGCCGGCCACGCCAACGACCCAGCAGCCCAAGTCCGCGAAGTTCTCGCGTACGACCACGCCATGTCCGCCGTTCTAGACTTCATCGAGGAGACCGACACCCCAACACTCATGGTTAGCACCTCCGACCACGAGACCGGTGGCCTCGCCACAGCCCGACAGCTCCATGCCGCATACCCAGACTATCTCTGGTACCCCGGCGTCCTTGCCAACGCTTCACAGTCCGCCAGCCATACCGCCCATGAGTACCATGTCCACCTCGACAAGCGCAGCGCAGCAGACGGCGACCCAAACACAGACCCCAACAGCGAGAACCTGAACAAATACCTAAAAGTCCTGCTCAAGAACAACCTTGGCATCCACGATCCTTCCATTGATGAAATGGAAGCTTTGGTCACAAAGCCTGACACCTCTGCCTACACCTTCGCCGACATGGTATCGCGCCGTGCACAAACTGGCTGGTCGACCCATGGACACAGTGGTGCGGACGTCAACATCTACTCCTCGGATCCGGAAGCTGCCGCAGCACTACAAGGTAACCACGAAAACACCGAGGTGGGTGAGTTCCTGAGGAGCTATCTGGACCTGGATGATGAGGTCGAGAAAGTTACGAATGAGTTGCGGGAGCATGCAAAGGTGAATGAGATGGGCTTCCTGGGGAGAAGACCGGAGGAGGATGAGAGGTTGGATGGGCAGGACCACCGTGACCACTATTCAGGTGATCACAAGACTAAACGGCATTTGAGTTCGTGTGGGTGTGCGAAGTAA
- a CDS encoding Methyltransferase pytC codes for MASITSVKTNGSGSAPGSAFIPIDDHYSTYEYEHENGWQDDESYSSGRTLATTTTMYRHENGRTYHAYRDGEYWQPNDEKQNNHEAIVHHLCIMTLEDKLYLAPIEDPKNILDLGTGTGIWATDIADKFPDADVIGTDLSPVQPGMQPDNCRFEIDDCCSEWVYPQDHFDFIHIRGLFGSISDWSTLYKQCYDHLQPGGWIEQVEWSIHNRSADGTLSPDATLARWSQNALDIAQHTGKTFEIAENMAGLIKEAGFTELVEKRFKWPIGPWSSNPKHKEIGRWNLLNWEEGMEGWCMAPYTRVLGWTSCEVANWLKEIRAAMRDRKKHVYHEVRLVYARKPLIS; via the exons ATGGCTTCGATCACGTCGGTCAAGACGAACGGCTCGGGTTCTGCGCCTGGATCGGCATTCATTCCTATC GATGATCACTACTCGACGTATGAGTACGAGCATGAGAATGGGTGGCAGGATGATGAGAGCTACTCGTC TGGCCGGACGTTGGCCACGACGACGACGATGTATCGACATGAGAATGGGAGGACATACCATGCTTATC GAGACGGCGAATACTGGCAACCCAACGACGAGAAGCAAAACAACCATGAAGCCATCGTACATCACTTGTGCATCATGACCCTCGAAGATAAGCTGTATCTGGCGCCAATCGAAGATCCGAAGAACATCCTTGACCTTG GTACTGGAACTGGCATTTGGGCTACTGATATAGCAGACAAGTTCCCCGATGCAGATGTCATTGGAACAGATCTCTCGCCAGTCCAGCCAGGAATGCAACCAGACAACTGCCGATTCGAAATCGACGACTGCTGTAGCGAATGGGTATATCCCCAAGACCACTTCGACTTCATCCACATTCGCGGTCTCTTCGGCTCAATATCAGACTGGTCAACTCTGTACAAGCAGTGCTACGACCATCTTCAACCGGGCGGCTGGATCGAACAGGTCGAATGGTCGATACACAACAGATCTGCTGACGGTACCCTAAGCCCCGATGCCACACTTGCGAGATGGAGCCAGAATGCCTTGGACATCGCGCAGCATACTGGCAAGACCTTCGAAATTGCCGAGAATATGGCTGGCTTGATCAAGGAAGCTGGCTTCACGGAGTTGGTGGAGAAGAGGTTCAAGTGGCCGATTGGACCCTGGAGCTCGAATCCGAAGCACAAAGAGATTGGCCGGTGGAACCTGCTGAATTGGGAGGAGGGTATGGAGGGGTGGTGCATGGCTCCGTATACGAGAGTCCTTGGG TGGACGTCCTGTGAAGTCGCCAATTGGCTAAAGGAGATCCGAGCGGCGATGAGAGATCGCAAGAAGCATGTCTACCACGAAGT ACGCCTGGTGTATGCTCGCAAGCCTTTGATCTCATGA